Proteins co-encoded in one Jeotgalibacillus malaysiensis genomic window:
- a CDS encoding cystathionine gamma-synthase, with translation MTSIQTILAQLGNRSEESTGTVNPPIYLSTAYRHEGLGQSTGYDYTRTKNPTRAILEEGIAALEGADQGFATSSGMAAVQLVFSLYKPGDVIIASDDLYGGTYRLFDHYSEHYGIEFVYVNTNNPDELQHACTERVKAVFVETPTNPLMKITDIRQVADFTQEQKIHLIVDNTFLTPYLQRPIELGADIVIHSATKYLGGHNDVLAGLVAAKGESICEKLFAIHNGAGAVLSPMDSWLLIRGMKTLALRMDRHQANASAVAAFLETQPQVADVIYPGIGGMVSFRLEQAEWIDSFLRSIKVISFAESLGGVESFITYPATQTHADIPEAEREAKGICSRLLRFSVGIEQSEDLITDLKQALEAAGKGGDHV, from the coding sequence ATGACGTCAATCCAAACCATCCTTGCTCAGCTTGGAAACAGAAGTGAAGAATCAACCGGGACCGTAAATCCCCCGATTTATTTATCAACAGCATACAGACATGAGGGGCTGGGTCAATCAACCGGCTATGACTACACAAGAACGAAGAATCCGACAAGAGCGATCCTTGAAGAAGGTATTGCGGCACTTGAAGGAGCGGATCAGGGATTTGCCACTAGCTCGGGTATGGCCGCTGTACAGCTGGTCTTCTCTTTATACAAACCGGGGGATGTCATCATTGCATCTGATGACTTATATGGAGGCACCTATCGTTTATTTGATCATTACAGCGAGCACTATGGCATAGAGTTTGTGTATGTTAATACGAATAACCCTGATGAGCTTCAGCATGCCTGTACGGAGCGGGTGAAGGCAGTCTTTGTGGAGACGCCGACAAACCCGCTGATGAAAATAACGGATATCAGGCAGGTGGCTGATTTTACACAGGAGCAGAAGATTCATCTGATCGTAGACAATACGTTTTTGACCCCGTACCTTCAGCGGCCGATTGAACTTGGTGCTGATATTGTCATCCACAGTGCAACAAAATATCTCGGAGGTCATAATGACGTACTGGCAGGGCTTGTAGCTGCTAAAGGTGAGTCGATTTGTGAAAAGCTTTTTGCCATTCATAACGGAGCGGGAGCGGTTTTATCACCGATGGACTCGTGGTTGTTAATTCGCGGAATGAAGACACTCGCACTTAGAATGGACCGTCATCAGGCGAACGCTTCGGCAGTTGCAGCGTTCCTTGAAACACAGCCCCAGGTCGCAGACGTCATTTACCCGGGGATCGGTGGGATGGTTTCATTCAGGCTGGAACAGGCGGAATGGATTGATTCATTTTTAAGGTCAATTAAAGTGATCTCATTTGCAGAAAGTCTTGGAGGGGTTGAAAGCTTTATTACGTACCCTGCGACCCAGACCCATGCAGATATTCCTGAAGCGGAGCGTGAAGCAAAAGGAATCTGCAGCAGACTACTGCGTTTCTCAGTTGGTATTGAACAGTCAGAGGACCTAATCACTGATCTGAAACAGGCGCTAGAAGCAGCCGGAAAAGGAGGAGATCATGTATGA
- a CDS encoding cystathionine beta-lyase gives MTHHFDTKLLHQPSYIDKQTGAVNVPLHYSSTYHQQSIDEFGPYDYSRSGNPTREALEDTIADLENGHAGFAFASGMAAISSAFMLLSAGDHVLVSKDVYGGTYRMITEVLTRFNIDHSFIDMTDLDETARNVQPNTKVIYVETPSNPTLNITDIEGVAKVAKAHGCLTFVDNTFMTPLYQKPLDLGADVVLHSATKFLSGHSDVVAGLAAVKDEEIAAQLKFIQNSFGSILGVQDSWLLLRGLKTLSVRLKQSSDSAREIAQFLHHHPLIDEVYYPGFSFHAGYHIHQRQSTGAGAVLSFRLPDRKSAGVLVEAMKIPVFAVSLGAVESILSYPATMSHAAMPPSERESRGITSGLLRLSVGLEDTEDLLADLRQALDKVGAYQTLQV, from the coding sequence ATGACACATCATTTTGATACAAAATTATTGCATCAGCCATCATATATCGATAAGCAGACAGGGGCTGTGAATGTCCCCTTACACTATTCCTCGACTTACCATCAGCAGTCGATTGATGAGTTCGGTCCTTATGATTACAGCCGCTCAGGAAACCCCACGCGTGAAGCGCTGGAAGATACGATTGCTGATCTTGAAAATGGCCATGCGGGCTTTGCTTTTGCATCAGGTATGGCTGCGATCTCTTCTGCCTTCATGCTGCTGTCTGCTGGGGATCATGTACTCGTCTCAAAGGATGTCTACGGTGGTACGTACCGGATGATTACAGAAGTGCTGACGCGCTTTAATATCGATCACTCATTTATTGATATGACGGACCTTGATGAAACAGCGCGTAACGTTCAGCCAAATACAAAAGTCATCTATGTGGAGACACCATCCAATCCAACGCTCAATATAACTGATATTGAAGGTGTAGCAAAAGTGGCAAAAGCACATGGGTGCCTGACGTTTGTAGATAATACGTTTATGACGCCGCTTTATCAAAAGCCGCTTGATCTCGGAGCGGATGTCGTCCTGCACAGTGCAACAAAGTTTCTGTCAGGTCACAGTGATGTCGTGGCAGGGCTTGCCGCTGTAAAAGATGAGGAGATTGCTGCCCAGCTGAAGTTTATTCAGAATTCATTCGGCTCAATCCTGGGTGTGCAGGACAGCTGGTTACTGCTTCGTGGGTTAAAAACACTTAGCGTCAGACTAAAGCAGTCATCTGATTCAGCAAGAGAGATTGCGCAATTCCTTCATCATCACCCGCTGATTGATGAAGTCTATTACCCTGGCTTTTCATTCCATGCAGGCTACCATATCCACCAAAGACAATCCACCGGAGCCGGTGCAGTACTTTCTTTCAGACTGCCTGATAGAAAGAGTGCCGGCGTCCTTGTTGAAGCAATGAAAATTCCGGTTTTTGCCGTAAGCCTTGGTGCCGTTGAGTCAATTCTGTCCTATCCGGCAACGATGAGCCACGCTGCAATGCCGCCATCAGAGCGTGAATCACGCGGCATCACTTCAGGCCTTCTGCGCCTCTCAGTCGGTCTTGAAGACACAGAAGACCTCCTCGCTGACCTGCGCCAGGCACTCGATAAAGTCGGTGCATACCAGACGCTGCAGGTGTAA
- a CDS encoding GntR family transcriptional regulator: protein MLNADSTKPIYIQIAEWLETEILHERFKEHEKMFSQYQLADQFNINPATAAKGLTILADAGILYKKRGLGMFVTEEAAEQIRHRRINETLAALVSDVVAEAEHLNVKEQDLIHMIQLEQSRRKGETS from the coding sequence ATGCTGAATGCAGACAGTACGAAACCGATTTATATACAAATTGCCGAATGGCTTGAGACTGAAATTTTACATGAACGATTTAAAGAGCATGAAAAAATGTTTTCGCAATACCAGCTGGCGGACCAGTTCAATATCAATCCGGCGACAGCTGCAAAGGGGCTCACAATACTTGCGGATGCAGGGATTTTATATAAGAAAAGGGGACTTGGCATGTTCGTGACAGAAGAGGCGGCAGAACAGATCCGCCACAGAAGAATCAACGAAACGTTAGCAGCACTTGTGTCAGACGTCGTAGCGGAAGCAGAACATCTGAACGTAAAAGAGCAGGACCTGATCCACATGATTCAGCTGGAGCAAAGTCGCCGGAAAGGGGAAACGTCATGA
- a CDS encoding homoserine O-acetyltransferase: MGETLTEKVMHHEGTVDIGSLILESGKVINDVSLRYERSGDPSLPVILICHALTGTHQSVGTEEDPGWWRGFAGEHAYIDLTKFQVITFNVLGGCSGSTGPDSLNPYGEKYRTDFPFITVKDMVNAQYQACLKLGITKLHGIIGGSLGGMQTLEWCISYPDFIDRAVLLAATPSLSDYGIAFNRIGIHAIENDPSWNNGLYENPSDVKGFEVARMVGLVTYRSPYLFTGRFNREEKEVGEEQPFYQVESYLKYQGEKITKRFDPNSYLTLLYAMNHHDISRHYESIQEAAGKIKSKLLGIGFKGDLLYPPNEIKQFTSYVPEADFHEVDTDFGHDGFLVEFEKWGQLVKHHFEIGQ, from the coding sequence ATGGGAGAGACATTAACTGAGAAGGTCATGCATCATGAAGGAACAGTCGATATCGGTTCTTTGATACTTGAATCCGGAAAAGTGATTAATGATGTCTCTCTCCGCTATGAGCGGTCAGGAGATCCGTCATTACCCGTGATCCTGATCTGCCATGCATTAACCGGAACCCACCAGTCAGTCGGAACAGAAGAGGATCCCGGCTGGTGGCGGGGATTTGCCGGAGAGCATGCTTACATTGATTTAACAAAATTTCAGGTGATCACGTTTAATGTGCTTGGCGGCTGCAGCGGTTCAACAGGTCCTGACTCGCTTAACCCATACGGCGAAAAGTACCGCACAGACTTCCCGTTTATTACGGTAAAAGATATGGTGAATGCGCAATATCAGGCCTGCCTGAAGCTCGGCATTACAAAGCTTCACGGGATCATTGGCGGATCACTCGGGGGTATGCAGACACTTGAATGGTGTATCAGCTATCCGGATTTTATAGATAGAGCAGTCCTGCTTGCAGCGACCCCATCATTAAGTGATTATGGGATTGCCTTTAACCGGATCGGGATTCATGCGATTGAAAATGATCCATCATGGAATAACGGCCTGTATGAAAACCCTTCAGATGTAAAAGGATTTGAGGTTGCGAGAATGGTTGGGCTTGTTACTTACAGAAGTCCTTATCTTTTTACTGGCAGATTTAACAGGGAAGAGAAAGAAGTAGGGGAAGAGCAGCCGTTCTATCAGGTAGAGTCCTATTTAAAATATCAGGGCGAAAAAATTACAAAAAGATTTGATCCGAACAGCTACCTGACCCTGTTATATGCAATGAACCATCACGATATCAGCAGGCATTACGAAAGTATACAGGAAGCGGCAGGGAAGATTAAATCGAAACTGCTTGGCATTGGATTTAAGGGGGATCTCTTATATCCGCCGAATGAAATTAAGCAGTTCACCAGCTATGTACCTGAAGCTGATTTTCATGAAGTCGATACAGATTTTGGTCATGATGGCTTCCTCGTTGAATTTGAAAAATGGGGGCAGCTCGTCAAACATCATTTTGAAATTGGACAGTAA